The proteins below are encoded in one region of Juglans microcarpa x Juglans regia isolate MS1-56 chromosome 4D, Jm3101_v1.0, whole genome shotgun sequence:
- the LOC121261503 gene encoding uncharacterized protein LOC121261503: MLKHVLGKAWNKGINGFGGDKVRPPFFVLTSSFHNGQVHFAPRSFFGVEDFLDDDNSRPYTYQKGKKSKNPTKHISFKQRTVAYMEPFTLDVFISKRFVSASLTHRVTSKQVAVAGTNSKDIKAVLKSRSDIPACLAVGAILADRAREADVYTASYTPRERDKFEGKIRAVVQSLIDNGIDVKIYLD, encoded by the exons ATGTTGAAGCATGTGCTGGGCAAGGCGTGGAATAAAGGGATCAATGGATTTGGAGGGGACAAAGTTAGGCCTCCTTTTTTTGTTCTCACAAGCAGTTTCCACAATGGACAG GTTCATTTTGCACCAAGAAGCTTCTTTGGGGTAGAGGATTTCCTAGATGATGACAATAGTCGACCATACACTTACCAGAAGGGGAAGAAGTCAAAAAATCCAACTAAGCATATATCGTTCAAACAACGCACTGTAGCCTACATGGAGCCATTTACGCTTGATGTGTTCATTTCAAAACGATTTGTGTCGGCCTCACTCACCCACAGGGTGACAAGCAAGCAGGTTGCAGTTGCTGGTACCAACTCTAAAGACATTAAAGCTGTACTCAAGTCCCGGTCAGATATACCAGCATGTTTGGCCGTTGGTGCTATTCTGGCCGACAGGGCAAGAGAAGCTGATGTGTATACTGCTTCCTACACGCCGAGGGAGAGGGACAAGTTTGAGGGGAAGATCAGAGCAGTGGTTCAATCCCTTATTGATAATGGGATTGATGTCAAAATTTATCTGGACTGA
- the LOC121261504 gene encoding uncharacterized protein LOC121261504 isoform X3 encodes MEQEKNREAETAPESSTKPESSMKPDSIKKEAEAPAEAYTGPESSRKKAPDSLKAKSKITKKSLGSNFLNSRKDKGGRQARWRQRKKNKRDLKGNIESSNNGEDLRLKSREEGKEKNIIDEEHKNKSNQPKTNQKPMIEMGKHKQRKTNGGKHGLADGRITSQNNKEKHDGPRKGQPDEKKEKIGGMIFMCNAKTKPDCFRYRVMGVTTSKKDVVMGVKPGLKIFLYDFDLKLLYGIYTASSSGGMKLEPRAFGGAFPVQVRFSWSVRFSIEKDCLPLPESVFKQAIKENYDGKNKFKTELTVKQARKLKELFRPAEVHSTAPPVGTPLVAKEVWPHAHKVALASDPYTHGDSSSYHFLPRERDHQHIAYRGVTTLPRVEIPREFYPTEKEYQAHGLHGDRRNLIPPPRVTPPFEAYQMDYERVHLLRQPDHMETVPAQRETVRVDPLYMNEKEYQAYGLGARREMPTSVPVATGTSATALGFYKEDPYNAYHYGTSSVEPYLPPLRREEAPSGSYSIGGMHPLETAHLRRTENDRVGSLKSAYDAAAALQHSNQTQHYQAAQPEAAPGPVSSRYSFAGLSYSYR; translated from the exons ATGGAACAGGAAAAGAATAGGGAAGCAGAGACTGCTCCAGAGTCATCTACTAAACCAGAGT CATCTATGAAACCAGATTCTATCAAGAAGGAAGCAGAAGCTCCTGCAGAGGCATATACTGGACCAGAGTCATCAAGAAAGAAAGCCCCAGATTCATTAAAggcaaaatctaaaattacaaagaaGTCTCTTGGCAGTAACTTCTTGAACTCCAGAAAAGATAAAGGTGGTCGACAGGCTCGGTGGagacaaagaaagaagaataagcGCGACCTGAAGGGCAACATAGAAAGCAGCAATAATGGAGAAGATTTAAGGCTAAAGTCTAGAGAAGAAGGCAAAGAGAAGAATATCATAGATGAAGAGCATAAAAATAAGAGCAATCAACCTAAAACGAACCAAAAGCCAATGATTGAGATGGGAAAGCACAAACAAAGAAAGACAAATGGAGGAAAGCATGGCTTGGCAGACGGTAGAATTACGAGtcaaaataacaaagaaaaacatgatGGCCCCAGAAAGGGCCAACCTgatgagaagaaagaaaaaatcggTGGTATGATCTTCATGTGCAATGCAAAGACCAAGCCGGATTGTTTTCGCTATCGTGTAATGGGTGTCACGACAAGTAAAAAGGATGTTGTGATGGGTGTCAAACCTGGGCTTAAAATTTTTCTCTATGATTTTGATCTGAAGCTTCTTTATGGGATTTATACGGCATCCTCCTCTGGTGGCATGAAACTTGAACCAAGAGCTTTTGGTGGGGCATTCCCTGTTCAGGTCAGATTTTCTTGGAGC gTAAGGTTCAGTATTGAGAAGGACTGTCTTCCGCTACCTGAGAGTGTTTTTAAACAAGCCATCAAGGAAAATTATGATGgaaagaacaaattcaaaacaGAGCTTACTGTTAAACAA GCTAGGAAGCTCAAAGAGCTTTTCCGACCTGCTGAAGTACATTCAACTGCACCGCCTGTCGGCACTCCGCTAGTTGCTAAAGAAGTGTGGCCTCATGCTCACAAGGTAGCTCTTGCTAGCGATCCTTATACCCATGGCGATTCTAGTAGTTATCACTTCCTGCCTCGTGAAAGGGATCATCAGCATATTGCATACAGAGGTGTGACAACTCTACCGAGAGTGGAAATTCCTAGGGAGTTTTACCCGACTGAAAAGGAGTATCAAGCTCATGGTCTTCATGGAGATAGAAGAAATTTAATCCCCCCTCCTCGTGTTACTCCTCCTTTTGAAGCATACCAAATGGACTATGAAAGAGTGCATCTTCTGAGACAGCCAGACCATATGGAGACCGTCCCTGCACAGAGAGAGACTGTTCGTGTGGATCCTCTCTACATGAATGAAAAAGAGTATCAGGCTTATGGTCTTGGCGCTAGACGCGAAATGCCCACCTCTGTTCCTGTTGCAACCGGGACATCTGCGACTGCTTTAGGCTTCTATAAAGAGGATCCTTACAATGCTTATCATTATGGTACTTCATCAGTGGAACCTTATTTGCCACCTCTGAGGAGAGAGGAAGCCCCTTCAGGTTCTTATTCTATTGGTGGAATGCATCCACTCGAGACTGCTCATTTACGCAGGACAGAAAATGATCGAGTGGGCAGCTTAAAGTCCGCATATGATGCTGCTGCTGCTCTACAGCACAGTAACCAGACTCAGCATTATCAGGCTGCTCAGCCTGAAGCCGCACCCGGGCCTGTTTCATCTCGGTACTCATTTGCTGGTCTATCGTACTCATACCGCTGA
- the LOC121261504 gene encoding uncharacterized protein LOC121261504 isoform X2 produces the protein MEQEKNREAETAPESSTKPESNIKEQENKNKSGTSAEASMKPDSIKKEAEAPAEAYTGPESSRKKAPDSLKAKSKITKKSLGSNFLNSRKDKGGRQARWRQRKKNKRDLKGNIESSNNGEDLRLKSREEGKEKNIIDEEHKNKSNQPKTNQKPMIEMGKHKQRKTNGGKHGLADGRITSQNNKEKHDGPRKGQPDEKKEKIGGMIFMCNAKTKPDCFRYRVMGVTTSKKDVVMGVKPGLKIFLYDFDLKLLYGIYTASSSGGMKLEPRAFGGAFPVQVRFSIEKDCLPLPESVFKQAIKENYDGKNKFKTELTVKQARKLKELFRPAEVHSTAPPVGTPLVAKEVWPHAHKVALASDPYTHGDSSSYHFLPRERDHQHIAYRGVTTLPRVEIPREFYPTEKEYQAHGLHGDRRNLIPPPRVTPPFEAYQMDYERVHLLRQPDHMETVPAQRETVRVDPLYMNEKEYQAYGLGARREMPTSVPVATGTSATALGFYKEDPYNAYHYGTSSVEPYLPPLRREEAPSGSYSIGGMHPLETAHLRRTENDRVGSLKSAYDAAAALQHSNQTQHYQAAQPEAAPGPVSSRYSFAGLSYSYR, from the exons ATGGAACAGGAAAAGAATAGGGAAGCAGAGACTGCTCCAGAGTCATCTACTAAACCAGAGTCTAACATAAaggaacaagaaaacaaaaataaatcaggCACTTCTGCAGAGGCATCTATGAAACCAGATTCTATCAAGAAGGAAGCAGAAGCTCCTGCAGAGGCATATACTGGACCAGAGTCATCAAGAAAGAAAGCCCCAGATTCATTAAAggcaaaatctaaaattacaaagaaGTCTCTTGGCAGTAACTTCTTGAACTCCAGAAAAGATAAAGGTGGTCGACAGGCTCGGTGGagacaaagaaagaagaataagcGCGACCTGAAGGGCAACATAGAAAGCAGCAATAATGGAGAAGATTTAAGGCTAAAGTCTAGAGAAGAAGGCAAAGAGAAGAATATCATAGATGAAGAGCATAAAAATAAGAGCAATCAACCTAAAACGAACCAAAAGCCAATGATTGAGATGGGAAAGCACAAACAAAGAAAGACAAATGGAGGAAAGCATGGCTTGGCAGACGGTAGAATTACGAGtcaaaataacaaagaaaaacatgatGGCCCCAGAAAGGGCCAACCTgatgagaagaaagaaaaaatcggTGGTATGATCTTCATGTGCAATGCAAAGACCAAGCCGGATTGTTTTCGCTATCGTGTAATGGGTGTCACGACAAGTAAAAAGGATGTTGTGATGGGTGTCAAACCTGGGCTTAAAATTTTTCTCTATGATTTTGATCTGAAGCTTCTTTATGGGATTTATACGGCATCCTCCTCTGGTGGCATGAAACTTGAACCAAGAGCTTTTGGTGGGGCATTCCCTGTTCAG gTAAGGTTCAGTATTGAGAAGGACTGTCTTCCGCTACCTGAGAGTGTTTTTAAACAAGCCATCAAGGAAAATTATGATGgaaagaacaaattcaaaacaGAGCTTACTGTTAAACAA GCTAGGAAGCTCAAAGAGCTTTTCCGACCTGCTGAAGTACATTCAACTGCACCGCCTGTCGGCACTCCGCTAGTTGCTAAAGAAGTGTGGCCTCATGCTCACAAGGTAGCTCTTGCTAGCGATCCTTATACCCATGGCGATTCTAGTAGTTATCACTTCCTGCCTCGTGAAAGGGATCATCAGCATATTGCATACAGAGGTGTGACAACTCTACCGAGAGTGGAAATTCCTAGGGAGTTTTACCCGACTGAAAAGGAGTATCAAGCTCATGGTCTTCATGGAGATAGAAGAAATTTAATCCCCCCTCCTCGTGTTACTCCTCCTTTTGAAGCATACCAAATGGACTATGAAAGAGTGCATCTTCTGAGACAGCCAGACCATATGGAGACCGTCCCTGCACAGAGAGAGACTGTTCGTGTGGATCCTCTCTACATGAATGAAAAAGAGTATCAGGCTTATGGTCTTGGCGCTAGACGCGAAATGCCCACCTCTGTTCCTGTTGCAACCGGGACATCTGCGACTGCTTTAGGCTTCTATAAAGAGGATCCTTACAATGCTTATCATTATGGTACTTCATCAGTGGAACCTTATTTGCCACCTCTGAGGAGAGAGGAAGCCCCTTCAGGTTCTTATTCTATTGGTGGAATGCATCCACTCGAGACTGCTCATTTACGCAGGACAGAAAATGATCGAGTGGGCAGCTTAAAGTCCGCATATGATGCTGCTGCTGCTCTACAGCACAGTAACCAGACTCAGCATTATCAGGCTGCTCAGCCTGAAGCCGCACCCGGGCCTGTTTCATCTCGGTACTCATTTGCTGGTCTATCGTACTCATACCGCTGA
- the LOC121261504 gene encoding uncharacterized protein LOC121261504 isoform X1, producing MEQEKNREAETAPESSTKPESNIKEQENKNKSGTSAEASMKPDSIKKEAEAPAEAYTGPESSRKKAPDSLKAKSKITKKSLGSNFLNSRKDKGGRQARWRQRKKNKRDLKGNIESSNNGEDLRLKSREEGKEKNIIDEEHKNKSNQPKTNQKPMIEMGKHKQRKTNGGKHGLADGRITSQNNKEKHDGPRKGQPDEKKEKIGGMIFMCNAKTKPDCFRYRVMGVTTSKKDVVMGVKPGLKIFLYDFDLKLLYGIYTASSSGGMKLEPRAFGGAFPVQVRFSWSVRFSIEKDCLPLPESVFKQAIKENYDGKNKFKTELTVKQARKLKELFRPAEVHSTAPPVGTPLVAKEVWPHAHKVALASDPYTHGDSSSYHFLPRERDHQHIAYRGVTTLPRVEIPREFYPTEKEYQAHGLHGDRRNLIPPPRVTPPFEAYQMDYERVHLLRQPDHMETVPAQRETVRVDPLYMNEKEYQAYGLGARREMPTSVPVATGTSATALGFYKEDPYNAYHYGTSSVEPYLPPLRREEAPSGSYSIGGMHPLETAHLRRTENDRVGSLKSAYDAAAALQHSNQTQHYQAAQPEAAPGPVSSRYSFAGLSYSYR from the exons ATGGAACAGGAAAAGAATAGGGAAGCAGAGACTGCTCCAGAGTCATCTACTAAACCAGAGTCTAACATAAaggaacaagaaaacaaaaataaatcaggCACTTCTGCAGAGGCATCTATGAAACCAGATTCTATCAAGAAGGAAGCAGAAGCTCCTGCAGAGGCATATACTGGACCAGAGTCATCAAGAAAGAAAGCCCCAGATTCATTAAAggcaaaatctaaaattacaaagaaGTCTCTTGGCAGTAACTTCTTGAACTCCAGAAAAGATAAAGGTGGTCGACAGGCTCGGTGGagacaaagaaagaagaataagcGCGACCTGAAGGGCAACATAGAAAGCAGCAATAATGGAGAAGATTTAAGGCTAAAGTCTAGAGAAGAAGGCAAAGAGAAGAATATCATAGATGAAGAGCATAAAAATAAGAGCAATCAACCTAAAACGAACCAAAAGCCAATGATTGAGATGGGAAAGCACAAACAAAGAAAGACAAATGGAGGAAAGCATGGCTTGGCAGACGGTAGAATTACGAGtcaaaataacaaagaaaaacatgatGGCCCCAGAAAGGGCCAACCTgatgagaagaaagaaaaaatcggTGGTATGATCTTCATGTGCAATGCAAAGACCAAGCCGGATTGTTTTCGCTATCGTGTAATGGGTGTCACGACAAGTAAAAAGGATGTTGTGATGGGTGTCAAACCTGGGCTTAAAATTTTTCTCTATGATTTTGATCTGAAGCTTCTTTATGGGATTTATACGGCATCCTCCTCTGGTGGCATGAAACTTGAACCAAGAGCTTTTGGTGGGGCATTCCCTGTTCAGGTCAGATTTTCTTGGAGC gTAAGGTTCAGTATTGAGAAGGACTGTCTTCCGCTACCTGAGAGTGTTTTTAAACAAGCCATCAAGGAAAATTATGATGgaaagaacaaattcaaaacaGAGCTTACTGTTAAACAA GCTAGGAAGCTCAAAGAGCTTTTCCGACCTGCTGAAGTACATTCAACTGCACCGCCTGTCGGCACTCCGCTAGTTGCTAAAGAAGTGTGGCCTCATGCTCACAAGGTAGCTCTTGCTAGCGATCCTTATACCCATGGCGATTCTAGTAGTTATCACTTCCTGCCTCGTGAAAGGGATCATCAGCATATTGCATACAGAGGTGTGACAACTCTACCGAGAGTGGAAATTCCTAGGGAGTTTTACCCGACTGAAAAGGAGTATCAAGCTCATGGTCTTCATGGAGATAGAAGAAATTTAATCCCCCCTCCTCGTGTTACTCCTCCTTTTGAAGCATACCAAATGGACTATGAAAGAGTGCATCTTCTGAGACAGCCAGACCATATGGAGACCGTCCCTGCACAGAGAGAGACTGTTCGTGTGGATCCTCTCTACATGAATGAAAAAGAGTATCAGGCTTATGGTCTTGGCGCTAGACGCGAAATGCCCACCTCTGTTCCTGTTGCAACCGGGACATCTGCGACTGCTTTAGGCTTCTATAAAGAGGATCCTTACAATGCTTATCATTATGGTACTTCATCAGTGGAACCTTATTTGCCACCTCTGAGGAGAGAGGAAGCCCCTTCAGGTTCTTATTCTATTGGTGGAATGCATCCACTCGAGACTGCTCATTTACGCAGGACAGAAAATGATCGAGTGGGCAGCTTAAAGTCCGCATATGATGCTGCTGCTGCTCTACAGCACAGTAACCAGACTCAGCATTATCAGGCTGCTCAGCCTGAAGCCGCACCCGGGCCTGTTTCATCTCGGTACTCATTTGCTGGTCTATCGTACTCATACCGCTGA
- the LOC121261506 gene encoding protein BONZAI 3 isoform X2, with protein sequence MGNCFSDVQGGMQAVGGVQQRPTAATTMTHNDGGHNDAVDFFYRSRGLQQLFTQIELSLAAFNLRDRDITSKSDPMAVVYAKKIDGKLDELGRTEVVLNSLNPTWIEKVTVAFQFEIMQPLVFHVYDIDTKYYNVPVKTLKLEDQDFLGEATCVLSEIVTKQSRSLTLNLHGKSGHTGLRNLGVLTIHAEELVASRSAVEMILRCSYLDNKDLFSKSDPFLRVSRIVESGGSIPICKTEVVNNNLNPTWKPLCLSMQQFGSKDNPLIIECFDFNSSGNHVLIGKLQKSVADLEKLHKGRSGANLILTSHHGHEKVLKGQLFVDQFCEKEQYSFLDYISSGFELNFMVAIDFTASNGNPRNPESLHYIDPSGRLNSYQKAIIDVGEVIQFYDSDKRFPAWGFGGRTSDGTISHCFNLNGSAGGFEVEGVEGIMTAYASALHNVALAGPTLFGQVINTAAQTAGQSLSYNSNKYFVLLIITDGVLTDLQETKDALVKASDLPLSILIVGVGGADFGQMEVLDADNGQRLESSTGRVATHDIVQFVSMRDVHGGRISVVQALLEELPGQFLTYMRRRDIKPRPLHVAQTSGFNSNHEPVLID encoded by the exons atgggaaaCTGCTTTTCGGATGTGCAAGGAGGAATGCAAGCCGTGGGTGGGGTCCAACAGAGGCCCACAGCGGCCACCACCATGACCCACAACGATGGCGGCCACAACGATGCCGTTGACTTCTTCTACAGGTCTCGGGGGCTCCAGCAACTCTTCACGCAAATCGAG TTATCGTTGGCCGCATTTAACTTGCGTGATCGTGACATCACTTCAAAG agTGATCCCATGGCAGTGGTGTACGCTAAGAAAATAGATGGAAAACTGGACGAGTTAGGTCGCACTGAGGTTGTACTGAATAGCTTGAATCCCACGTGGATAGAAAAAGTTACAGTTGCATTCCAGTTCGAGATCATGCAACCGTTGGT ATTTCATGTGTATGATAttgatacaaaatattataatgtacCCGTGAAG ACATTGAAATTGGAGGATCAAGATTTTCTTGGAGAGGCCACTTGTGTTCTATCAGAG ATAGTGACAAAACAAAGTAGGAGTTTAACCCTAAATCTCCATGGCAAAAGTGGGCATACTGGTTTGAGGAACTTAGGGGTACTCACAATTCATGCAGAGGAATTGGTTGCTTCAAGGAGTGCAGTTGAGATGATATTACGTTGTTCATACTTGGATAACAAGGACCTATTTTCTAAAAGT GATCCATTTTTAAGAGTATCTAGAATTGTTGAGAGTGGGGGCTCCATTCCAATATGCAAGACTGAGGTGGTGAACAACAATTTAAATCCAACTTGGAAGCCCCTATGCCTGAGTATGCAGCAGTTTGGAAGTAAG GATAACCCATTAATTATCGAGTGCTTTGATTTCAACAGCAGTGGCAATCATGTGCTCATTGG TAAGCTTCAGAAGTCAGTGGCAGACCTGGAAAAACTTCATAAAGGTAGAAGCGGAGCCAATCTTATCTTAACATCTCATCATGGTCATGAGAAG GTTTTAAAGGGACAGCTGTTTGTGGATCAATTTTGCGAGAAGGAACAATACAGCTTTCTTGATTACATTTCTAGTGGATTTGAGCTTAACTTTATGGTTGCTATTGACTTTAcag CCTCAAATGGAAATCCTCGGAATCCAGAATCTTTACACTACATCGATCCTTCTGGCCGGTTGAATTCATATCAGAAG GCTATAATAGATGTCGGGGAGGTCATTCAGTTTTATGATTCTGATAAGCGTTTTCCTGCCTGGGGCTTTGGAGGAAGAACATCTGATGGCACTATCTCGCATTGTTTCAACTTGAATGGAAGTGCGGGTGGCTTTGAG GTCGAAGGAGTTGAGGGGATCATGACTGCTTACGCAAGTGCTCTACATAATGTAGCTCTGGCAGGACCAACTTTATTTGGCCAAGTGATTAACACAGCTGCTCAAACTGCAGGCCAGTCTCTCTCGTACAATAGCAACAAGTATTTCGTCTTGCTCATTATTACG GATGGAGTTCTTACTGACCTTCAAGAAACAAAAGACGCATTGGTGAAGGCATCTGATCTTCCTCTATCAATTCTTATAGTGGGGGTGGGAGGTGCAGATTTTGGACAAATGGAG GTTCTTGATGCCGATAATGGACAACGATTAGAGAGCTCTACAGGTCGTGTTGCTACACATGACATCGTACAGTTTGTTTCAATGCGAGATGTGCATG GTGGGCGGATATCTGTGGTACAGGCTCTTTTGGAAGAGCTACCAGGGCAGTTTTTGACGTACATGCGGCGTAGAGATATCAAGCCACGCCCTCTCCATGTAGCCCAAACGTCTGGCTTTAACAGCAACCACGAGCCCGTGCTAATAGATTGA
- the LOC121261506 gene encoding protein BONZAI 3 isoform X1, with amino-acid sequence MAATTMPLTSSTGLGGSSNSSRKSSEFENETLPCRTAPNLCGCVACRGGSNLGSKDTALLSLAAFNLRDRDITSKSDPMAVVYAKKIDGKLDELGRTEVVLNSLNPTWIEKVTVAFQFEIMQPLVFHVYDIDTKYYNVPVKTLKLEDQDFLGEATCVLSEIVTKQSRSLTLNLHGKSGHTGLRNLGVLTIHAEELVASRSAVEMILRCSYLDNKDLFSKSDPFLRVSRIVESGGSIPICKTEVVNNNLNPTWKPLCLSMQQFGSKDNPLIIECFDFNSSGNHVLIGKLQKSVADLEKLHKGRSGANLILTSHHGHEKVLKGQLFVDQFCEKEQYSFLDYISSGFELNFMVAIDFTASNGNPRNPESLHYIDPSGRLNSYQKAIIDVGEVIQFYDSDKRFPAWGFGGRTSDGTISHCFNLNGSAGGFEVEGVEGIMTAYASALHNVALAGPTLFGQVINTAAQTAGQSLSYNSNKYFVLLIITDGVLTDLQETKDALVKASDLPLSILIVGVGGADFGQMEVLDADNGQRLESSTGRVATHDIVQFVSMRDVHGGRISVVQALLEELPGQFLTYMRRRDIKPRPLHVAQTSGFNSNHEPVLID; translated from the exons ATGGCGGCCACAACGATGCCGTTGACTTCTTCTACAGGTCTCGGGGGCTCCAGCAACTCTTCACGCAAATCGAG TGAATTTGAGAATGAGACATTGCCTTGTCGCACTGCCCCCAACTTGTGTGGTTGTGTGGCATGTCGTGGAGGAAGCAATCTTGGAAGCAAAGACACTGCTTTG TTATCGTTGGCCGCATTTAACTTGCGTGATCGTGACATCACTTCAAAG agTGATCCCATGGCAGTGGTGTACGCTAAGAAAATAGATGGAAAACTGGACGAGTTAGGTCGCACTGAGGTTGTACTGAATAGCTTGAATCCCACGTGGATAGAAAAAGTTACAGTTGCATTCCAGTTCGAGATCATGCAACCGTTGGT ATTTCATGTGTATGATAttgatacaaaatattataatgtacCCGTGAAG ACATTGAAATTGGAGGATCAAGATTTTCTTGGAGAGGCCACTTGTGTTCTATCAGAG ATAGTGACAAAACAAAGTAGGAGTTTAACCCTAAATCTCCATGGCAAAAGTGGGCATACTGGTTTGAGGAACTTAGGGGTACTCACAATTCATGCAGAGGAATTGGTTGCTTCAAGGAGTGCAGTTGAGATGATATTACGTTGTTCATACTTGGATAACAAGGACCTATTTTCTAAAAGT GATCCATTTTTAAGAGTATCTAGAATTGTTGAGAGTGGGGGCTCCATTCCAATATGCAAGACTGAGGTGGTGAACAACAATTTAAATCCAACTTGGAAGCCCCTATGCCTGAGTATGCAGCAGTTTGGAAGTAAG GATAACCCATTAATTATCGAGTGCTTTGATTTCAACAGCAGTGGCAATCATGTGCTCATTGG TAAGCTTCAGAAGTCAGTGGCAGACCTGGAAAAACTTCATAAAGGTAGAAGCGGAGCCAATCTTATCTTAACATCTCATCATGGTCATGAGAAG GTTTTAAAGGGACAGCTGTTTGTGGATCAATTTTGCGAGAAGGAACAATACAGCTTTCTTGATTACATTTCTAGTGGATTTGAGCTTAACTTTATGGTTGCTATTGACTTTAcag CCTCAAATGGAAATCCTCGGAATCCAGAATCTTTACACTACATCGATCCTTCTGGCCGGTTGAATTCATATCAGAAG GCTATAATAGATGTCGGGGAGGTCATTCAGTTTTATGATTCTGATAAGCGTTTTCCTGCCTGGGGCTTTGGAGGAAGAACATCTGATGGCACTATCTCGCATTGTTTCAACTTGAATGGAAGTGCGGGTGGCTTTGAG GTCGAAGGAGTTGAGGGGATCATGACTGCTTACGCAAGTGCTCTACATAATGTAGCTCTGGCAGGACCAACTTTATTTGGCCAAGTGATTAACACAGCTGCTCAAACTGCAGGCCAGTCTCTCTCGTACAATAGCAACAAGTATTTCGTCTTGCTCATTATTACG GATGGAGTTCTTACTGACCTTCAAGAAACAAAAGACGCATTGGTGAAGGCATCTGATCTTCCTCTATCAATTCTTATAGTGGGGGTGGGAGGTGCAGATTTTGGACAAATGGAG GTTCTTGATGCCGATAATGGACAACGATTAGAGAGCTCTACAGGTCGTGTTGCTACACATGACATCGTACAGTTTGTTTCAATGCGAGATGTGCATG GTGGGCGGATATCTGTGGTACAGGCTCTTTTGGAAGAGCTACCAGGGCAGTTTTTGACGTACATGCGGCGTAGAGATATCAAGCCACGCCCTCTCCATGTAGCCCAAACGTCTGGCTTTAACAGCAACCACGAGCCCGTGCTAATAGATTGA
- the LOC121261507 gene encoding probable protein S-acyltransferase 17 — MAVQWVLVCHGLVTLLVVISFLCGQWPIFQGTFIERIHYFLTFGAYDYFLRFVGAVFGSKGTNAMLSVEYFCCDRPNPILQIIYLAIIGGTYYYIANTSFEYIPGYYLSGVHRYTSLLAVGVGVLLFLLTSFSDPGTVKADNVSKYISAYPYDGIIYSEKECSTCKIPKPARSKHCSVCDRCVARFDHHCGWMNNCIGERNTRYFMAFLLWHFLLCIYGTVAIGLVLAGQLKELRVTYILTVYYGIDNSFRSLAPHVVQWLLASYNTQILLMVFLAIVSLLLAGFFGYHANLCLTNTTTNETFKWQDYLSWQRKLNEAKASAAALKASVSGMRSEGNPPKSKWRAFFRKSPLEDMQVVKNNIYDKGFFQNLLEIVFPPSMRSSLLQTKLKSG, encoded by the exons ATGGCGGTGCAGTGGGTTCTGGTCTGCCACGGCCTGGTGACGCTGTTAGTGGTGATATCCTTTCTCTGCGGTCAGTGGCCTATCTTTCAGGGGACTTTCATCGAACGCATCCACTACTTCCTTACCTTCGGCGCCTACGATTACTTCCT GCGGTTCGTTGGGGCTGTGTTTGGCTCCAAGGGGACCAATGCGATGCTCTCCGTGGAGTATTTCTGCTGCGACCGACCCAATCCTATATTACAG ATCATATATCTCGCAATAATTGGAGGAACCTATTACTATATTGCAAATACTTCCTTTGAATATATTCCTGGCTATTATCTAAGTGGAGTTCACAG GTACACAAGCTTGTTGGCTGTTGGTGTCGGTGTTCTGCTCTTTCTATTGACTAGCTTTTCTGATCCAGGAACTGTGAAGGCGGATAATGTTTCAAAATATATCTCTGCCTATCCATACGACGGTATTATTTATTCCGAGAAAGAATGTTCAACTTGCAAAATTCCCAA ACCTGCCAGGTCCAAGCACTGCAGCGTTTGTGATCGCTGTGTTGCTCGCTTTGATCATCATTGTGGATGGATG AATAACTGTATAGGGGAGAGAAACACTCGCTACTTTATGGCTTTTCTTTTGTG GCATTTTCTTCTCTGCATATATGGCACAGTTGCCATTGGGTTGGTTCTTGCTGGACAATTAAAAGAATTAAGAGTTACTTATATTTTAACTG TCTATTATGGCATTGACAATTCTTTTCGTAGTTTAGCTCCACATGTTGTACAG TGGTTGTTGGCCTCCTACAATACTCAAATACTTCTGATGGTGTTTCTGGCAATAGTTTCACTGCTATTGGCAGGTTTCTTTGGCTACCATGCCAACCTATGCCTCACAAATACCACGACGAATGAG ACTTTCAAGTGGCAAGATTACTTAAGCTGGCAGAGGAAGCTAAATGAAGCAAAGGCAAGTGCTGCTGCCCTTAAAGCTAGTGTCAGTGGGATGAGAAGTGAAGGAAATCCTCCGAAGAGCAAATGGAGAGCCTTTTTCCGAAAATCGCCGCTAGAAGATATGCAGGTTGTTAAAAATAACATATACGATAAAGGATTCTTCCAAAACCTTCTGGAGATCGTCTTTCCCCCATCGATGAGATCCTCGCTTTTGCAAACAAAATTAAAGTCTGGCTGA